One window of the Catenulispora sp. MAP5-51 genome contains the following:
- the dxr gene encoding 1-deoxy-D-xylulose-5-phosphate reductoisomerase, with protein sequence MADVTHTVRDIILLGSTGSIGTQTLDLVARNPDRFRVVGLAAGGGNPELLAEQALATGARTVAVAKASAAQDLNLAFYAAAQKRGYSAGEFQIPEILAGPDAATELAARECDIVLNAIDGAAGLKATLAALESGRTLALANKESLIIGGDLVARLAKPGQIVPVDSEHSALAQALRGGRPEEVDKLIVTASGGPFRGRTRAEMADVSPEAAMKHPTWNMGPLVTCNSATLVNKGLEVIEAHLLFDIPFERIEVVVHPQSIVHSMVQFVDGSTLAQASPPDMRLPIALALGWPDRIPDAAPALDWTKASTWEFFPLDNEAFPSVGLAKQVGATGGTAPAVFNGANEECVAAFLAGRLRFPAIVDTIERVVAEHSGSGRSQGGDLTLEAVLEADSWARARARELTAG encoded by the coding sequence ATGGCCGACGTGACCCACACCGTGCGCGACATCATCCTTCTCGGCTCGACCGGCTCCATCGGCACCCAGACCCTGGATCTGGTCGCCCGCAATCCCGACCGGTTCCGCGTCGTCGGTCTGGCGGCCGGCGGCGGGAACCCGGAGCTGCTCGCCGAGCAGGCGCTGGCCACCGGCGCGCGCACAGTGGCGGTGGCCAAGGCCAGTGCCGCGCAGGACCTGAACCTCGCCTTCTACGCCGCGGCCCAGAAGCGCGGCTACTCCGCCGGCGAGTTCCAGATCCCTGAGATCCTCGCCGGTCCCGACGCCGCGACCGAACTGGCCGCCCGCGAGTGCGACATCGTCCTGAACGCCATCGACGGCGCCGCCGGTCTGAAGGCCACTCTGGCCGCCCTGGAGTCCGGGCGGACTCTCGCGCTGGCGAACAAGGAGTCGCTGATCATCGGCGGCGACCTGGTGGCCCGGCTGGCCAAGCCCGGCCAGATCGTCCCGGTCGACTCCGAGCACTCGGCGCTGGCGCAGGCGCTGCGCGGCGGCCGGCCCGAGGAGGTCGACAAGCTCATCGTCACCGCCTCCGGCGGCCCGTTCCGCGGCCGGACCCGGGCCGAGATGGCCGACGTGTCGCCGGAGGCGGCGATGAAGCACCCGACCTGGAACATGGGCCCGCTGGTCACCTGCAACTCCGCGACCCTGGTGAACAAGGGCCTGGAGGTGATCGAGGCGCACCTGTTGTTCGACATCCCCTTCGAGCGGATCGAGGTCGTGGTGCACCCGCAGTCCATCGTGCACTCGATGGTGCAGTTCGTGGACGGCTCGACCCTGGCCCAGGCCTCCCCGCCGGACATGCGCCTGCCGATCGCCCTGGCGCTGGGCTGGCCGGACCGGATCCCCGACGCCGCCCCGGCCTTGGACTGGACGAAGGCTTCCACCTGGGAGTTCTTCCCTCTGGACAACGAGGCTTTCCCCTCGGTCGGGCTGGCCAAGCAGGTCGGCGCAACCGGCGGGACCGCCCCGGCCGTCTTCAACGGTGCCAATGAGGAGTGTGTGGCGGCATTCCTCGCCGGCCGCCTCCGCTTTCCGGCGATCGTCGATACCATCGAACGGGTGGTCGCCGAACACTCCGGTTCAGGGCGCTCTCAGGGTGGGGACCTTACTCTGGAGGCGGTTCTCGAGGCGGATTCCTGGGCGCGTGCGCGGGCACGCGAACTGACGGCCGGCTGA
- a CDS encoding RIP metalloprotease codes for MGPLGIILFALALIASIMLHETGHMVCARKAGGKVTEFFVGFGPRLWSFRKGETEYGVKAIPAGGYVKIIGMTDLEPIDPQDEPRAFYRKPLGWRLLTLSAGSLVHFMIALVLLLIVPLTWGVATRDLSGNVGTVTRCLKTTAGDCAAGDAKSPALAAGLQSGDKIVAVNNVPTHSWTDVTDQLHKGEPSLGSDNKPTSAPVPVNVTYVRDGQQHTTTITPQVGNVSADPKQVQLGLMIGIQAPPEITRHPGPVDAVGNGFSAFGSYAKGSVTGLVDIPASIPKLFQAATNTNQPRSADAPVGVVGMASLTGSVIKDGGYASFLQYIASINLFIGIFNLLPLLPLDGGHIAIALYEAGRRKVAKLVGRPDPGRVDLNKLMPAAFTFLVLFVGLSLLLMAADITNPLRFPS; via the coding sequence GTGGGCCCGCTAGGCATCATCCTGTTCGCCCTCGCGCTCATCGCATCGATCATGCTGCACGAGACCGGGCACATGGTGTGCGCGCGCAAGGCCGGCGGCAAGGTGACCGAGTTCTTCGTCGGATTCGGGCCGCGGCTCTGGTCGTTCCGCAAGGGCGAGACCGAGTACGGCGTCAAGGCGATCCCGGCCGGCGGCTACGTCAAGATCATCGGGATGACGGACCTGGAGCCGATCGACCCGCAGGACGAGCCGCGGGCCTTCTACCGCAAGCCGCTGGGCTGGCGGCTGCTGACGCTGTCGGCCGGCTCGCTCGTGCACTTCATGATCGCCCTGGTGCTGCTCCTGATCGTCCCGCTGACCTGGGGCGTGGCCACCCGGGACCTGTCCGGGAACGTCGGGACCGTCACCCGGTGCCTGAAGACGACGGCCGGGGACTGCGCCGCCGGCGACGCCAAGAGCCCGGCCCTGGCCGCCGGTCTGCAGAGCGGCGACAAGATCGTCGCGGTGAACAACGTGCCGACCCACAGCTGGACCGACGTCACCGACCAGCTGCACAAGGGCGAGCCCTCGCTGGGCAGCGACAACAAGCCGACCAGCGCCCCGGTGCCGGTGAACGTCACCTACGTGCGCGACGGCCAGCAGCACACGACCACGATCACCCCGCAGGTCGGCAACGTCTCGGCCGACCCCAAGCAGGTCCAGCTCGGCCTGATGATCGGGATCCAGGCCCCGCCGGAGATCACCAGGCACCCCGGCCCGGTCGACGCGGTGGGCAACGGCTTCAGCGCCTTCGGCTCCTACGCCAAGGGCTCGGTCACCGGCCTGGTCGACATCCCGGCCTCGATCCCCAAGCTGTTCCAGGCGGCCACGAACACCAACCAGCCGCGCTCGGCGGACGCCCCGGTCGGCGTGGTCGGCATGGCCAGCCTGACCGGCAGCGTGATCAAGGACGGCGGCTATGCCAGCTTCCTGCAGTACATCGCGAGCATCAACCTGTTCATCGGCATCTTCAACCTGCTGCCGCTGCTGCCCCTGGACGGCGGGCACATCGCGATCGCGCTGTACGAGGCCGGCCGCCGCAAGGTCGCCAAGCTGGTCGGCCGGCCGGACCCGGGCCGCGTGGACCTGAACAAGCTGATGCCGGCCGCGTTCACCTTCCTGGTGCTGTTCGTCGGCCTGTCGCTGCTGCTGATGGCCGCCGACATCACCAACCCGCTGCGCTTCCCGAGCTGA
- the ispG gene encoding flavodoxin-dependent (E)-4-hydroxy-3-methylbut-2-enyl-diphosphate synthase: MTAIALGMPALPTKPLAIRRKSRQIMVGSVPVGGDAPVSVQSMTTTLTADVNATLQQIAQLTAAGCQIVRVAVPSQDDADALPMIAKKSQIPVIADIHFQPKYVFAAIDAGCAAVRVNPGNIKTFDDKVGEIAKAAKAAGVPIRIGVNAGSLDKRLYEKYGKATAEALVESALWECSLFEEHDFRDIKISVKHNDPVVMINAYRQLAEACDYPLHLGVTEAGPAFQGTIKSSVAFGALLAEGIGDTIRVSLSAPPVEEVKVGQQILESLGLRKRGLEIVSCPSCGRAQVDVYKLADQVSAALDGLKVPLRVAVMGCVVNGPGEAREADLGVASGNGKGQIFVRGEVIKTVPEAQIVETLIEEAFKIAAEMGLEIDAGTGEIVESVNAAL, from the coding sequence TTGACCGCCATCGCGCTGGGCATGCCCGCACTACCGACCAAGCCGCTTGCCATCCGCCGCAAGTCCCGCCAGATCATGGTGGGTTCCGTCCCCGTCGGCGGGGACGCCCCGGTCTCCGTGCAGTCGATGACCACCACTCTCACCGCGGACGTGAACGCCACGCTCCAGCAGATCGCGCAGCTGACGGCCGCCGGTTGCCAGATCGTGCGGGTCGCGGTGCCCTCCCAGGACGACGCCGACGCGCTGCCGATGATCGCGAAGAAGTCGCAGATCCCGGTCATCGCCGACATCCACTTCCAGCCGAAGTACGTCTTCGCCGCCATCGACGCCGGCTGTGCCGCGGTGCGGGTGAACCCGGGCAACATCAAGACCTTCGACGACAAGGTCGGCGAGATCGCCAAGGCGGCCAAGGCCGCCGGCGTCCCGATCCGCATCGGCGTGAACGCCGGCTCCCTGGACAAGCGCCTGTACGAGAAGTACGGCAAGGCCACCGCCGAGGCGCTGGTGGAGTCCGCGCTGTGGGAGTGCTCGCTGTTCGAGGAGCACGACTTCCGCGACATCAAGATCTCGGTCAAGCACAACGACCCGGTCGTGATGATCAACGCCTACCGGCAGCTGGCCGAGGCCTGCGACTACCCGCTGCACCTGGGCGTCACCGAGGCCGGCCCGGCGTTCCAGGGCACCATCAAGTCCTCCGTCGCCTTCGGCGCGCTGCTGGCCGAGGGCATCGGTGACACCATCCGGGTCTCCCTGTCCGCGCCTCCGGTCGAGGAGGTGAAGGTCGGGCAGCAGATCCTGGAGTCGCTGGGCCTGCGCAAGCGGGGCCTGGAGATCGTCTCCTGCCCCTCCTGCGGCCGGGCCCAGGTCGACGTCTACAAGCTCGCCGACCAGGTCAGCGCCGCCCTCGACGGGCTGAAGGTGCCGCTGCGGGTCGCGGTCATGGGCTGCGTGGTGAACGGTCCGGGCGAGGCGCGCGAAGCCGACCTCGGCGTGGCCTCGGGCAACGGCAAGGGCCAGATCTTCGTGCGCGGCGAGGTCATCAAGACCGTGCCGGAGGCGCAGATCGTGGAGACGCTGATCGAGGAGGCGTTCAAGATCGCCGCGGAGATGGGGCTGGAGATCGACGCCGGGACTGGCGAAATCGTGGAGTCTGTGAACGCCGCGCTTTAA
- a CDS encoding GNAT family N-acetyltransferase: MSVLSRVRGTSTRLLGVADLADVRALLARDPVANVFVASRVEASGLDAWRLGGEVWGHVVNGKLDALCYSGANLVPVEAGSEAVRAFAERARRQGRRCSSIVGPAEAAMALWEQVRPTWGPAREVRSSQPLMEIRGSSPTVEPDFRVKPVTPNQIDTLLPACIAMFTEEVGVSPVGDDNGNSYRARVSELVHAGRAFAWIEDGHVVFKAEIGAVTDQACQIQGVWTHPALRGKGIAAAGMAAVVEYALRDFASVVSLYVNDYNAPARAVYRKVGFEEVGAFASILF, translated from the coding sequence ATGAGCGTGTTGTCGAGGGTCCGCGGGACCAGCACCAGGCTGTTGGGCGTGGCCGATCTGGCCGACGTCCGCGCCCTGCTGGCCCGCGATCCGGTCGCGAACGTGTTCGTGGCCTCCCGGGTCGAGGCCTCCGGGCTGGACGCCTGGCGCCTGGGTGGCGAGGTCTGGGGCCACGTGGTGAACGGCAAGCTCGACGCGCTGTGCTACTCCGGGGCGAACCTGGTCCCCGTCGAGGCCGGCTCGGAGGCCGTGCGCGCCTTCGCCGAGCGCGCCCGCCGCCAGGGCCGCCGCTGCTCCTCGATCGTCGGTCCGGCCGAGGCCGCGATGGCGCTGTGGGAACAGGTCCGGCCGACCTGGGGCCCGGCCCGCGAGGTGCGTTCCAGCCAGCCGCTCATGGAGATCCGCGGCTCCTCCCCGACGGTCGAGCCGGACTTCCGGGTGAAGCCGGTGACGCCGAACCAGATAGACACGCTGCTGCCGGCCTGCATAGCGATGTTCACCGAAGAGGTCGGGGTCTCGCCGGTGGGCGACGACAACGGCAACTCCTACCGCGCGCGCGTCTCCGAACTCGTCCACGCCGGCCGGGCCTTCGCCTGGATCGAGGACGGGCACGTGGTGTTCAAGGCGGAGATCGGCGCGGTGACCGACCAGGCGTGCCAGATCCAGGGGGTGTGGACGCATCCGGCGCTGCGCGGCAAGGGCATCGCGGCGGCCGGGATGGCGGCGGTCGTGGAGTACGCGCTCCGCGATTTCGCGTCAGTCGTGAGCTTGTACGTGAACGACTACAACGCTCCGGCCCGCGCCGTCTATCGCAAAGTCGGCTTCGAGGAGGTCGGCGCTTTCGCGTCGATCCTGTTCTGA
- a CDS encoding methylated-DNA--[protein]-cysteine S-methyltransferase — protein MSTLTYTTIPTPAGPFTVLADTDDTVYAAGFTADPAFLAGMLSAPLPEKGPHDRVAERVAAYFAGDLAALDDVAVAYRPTGPFRTAAWDAMRAVKAGDTISYTELAATAGNPAAVRAAGSACASNAIALFVPCHRIVRSDGSSKNFLYGLECKATLLAHEKQHAGV, from the coding sequence GTGAGCACCCTGACCTACACCACCATCCCGACACCGGCGGGCCCGTTCACCGTGCTCGCCGACACCGACGACACCGTGTACGCCGCCGGCTTCACCGCCGACCCGGCGTTCCTGGCCGGCATGCTGAGCGCGCCGCTGCCGGAGAAGGGCCCGCACGACCGTGTGGCCGAGCGCGTGGCGGCGTACTTCGCCGGGGACCTGGCCGCGCTCGACGACGTGGCCGTCGCCTACCGGCCCACCGGGCCGTTCCGGACCGCGGCCTGGGACGCGATGCGCGCGGTCAAGGCCGGCGACACCATCAGCTACACCGAACTCGCGGCCACGGCGGGGAACCCCGCGGCGGTCCGGGCGGCCGGGTCGGCGTGCGCGTCCAACGCGATCGCGCTGTTCGTGCCCTGCCACCGGATCGTCCGCAGCGACGGCTCCAGCAAGAACTTCCTGTACGGCCTGGAGTGCAAGGCCACGCTGCTGGCGCACGAGAAGCAGCACGCGGGGGTCTGA
- a CDS encoding DNA-3-methyladenine glycosylase 2 family protein, whose amino-acid sequence MPESALQDDFDTYYRAVASRDTRFDGRFFTGVTTTGIYCRPICPARTPKPENVRFFRVAAAAEAAGFRTCRRCRPDKVPGSPDWNVRADLAGRALRLIADGAADQQDGVAALAHTLAVSERHLHRVLVAELGVGPLTLARSRRAQTARLLLESTALPVSDVAFAAGYGSIRQFNDSVREAFGATPSEIRVRFGSGAAAAELAGSAVDGDGALTLRLTYRTPFDFGALLGWFGNRAVPGVDEVVGSGAEAVYRRALRLPHGTGQVELRDDQGVVHARLVVDDLRDVAVAVRRCRDLLDLDADPAQVDAVLAGDPALAPLVAARPGLRVPGAVDGFEIAVRAVLGQQISVAAARTMTARLVQRFSAVELAAEAALVPDAALVPGGALIPGGALVPESALIPDAAAPVSHFVDKKADLTPFPRPETLTEGDYEGLGLTRRTVSTLRALAAAVAGGGLALDRGVDRAEARAKLLAVPGIGPWTADYVALRVFGDPDAFPVGDLIVRRQAERLGLPGAEKALLAHAERWRPWRAYAALHLWAGASDPVTGQAEGNEGTEQ is encoded by the coding sequence ATGCCTGAATCCGCTCTCCAGGACGACTTCGACACCTACTACCGGGCCGTGGCCAGCCGCGACACGCGGTTCGACGGCCGCTTCTTCACCGGCGTGACCACCACCGGCATCTACTGCCGGCCGATCTGCCCGGCCCGCACCCCGAAGCCGGAGAACGTGCGGTTCTTCCGGGTGGCCGCGGCCGCCGAGGCCGCCGGCTTCCGGACCTGCCGCCGCTGCCGGCCCGACAAGGTGCCGGGCTCGCCGGACTGGAACGTGCGCGCCGACCTGGCCGGCCGGGCGCTGCGGCTGATCGCCGACGGCGCCGCCGACCAGCAGGACGGGGTGGCGGCGCTGGCCCACACGCTGGCGGTGAGCGAGCGGCACCTGCACCGGGTGCTGGTCGCCGAGCTCGGCGTCGGGCCGCTGACCCTGGCCCGCTCCCGCCGCGCGCAGACCGCGCGCCTGCTGCTGGAGTCGACGGCGCTGCCGGTCTCCGACGTCGCGTTCGCCGCCGGCTACGGCTCGATCCGCCAGTTCAACGACTCGGTCCGGGAGGCGTTCGGCGCCACCCCGAGCGAGATCCGCGTCCGCTTCGGCAGCGGCGCGGCGGCGGCCGAGCTGGCCGGGAGCGCGGTGGACGGGGACGGGGCGCTGACGCTGCGGCTGACCTACCGGACGCCGTTCGACTTCGGCGCGCTGCTCGGCTGGTTCGGGAACCGCGCGGTGCCGGGCGTCGACGAGGTGGTGGGCTCGGGCGCCGAGGCGGTCTACCGCCGGGCGCTGCGCCTGCCGCACGGCACCGGACAGGTGGAACTGCGCGACGACCAGGGCGTGGTGCACGCGCGGCTGGTGGTGGACGACCTGCGGGACGTCGCGGTCGCCGTCCGCCGCTGCCGGGACCTGCTGGACCTGGACGCCGACCCGGCCCAGGTGGACGCGGTCCTGGCCGGCGACCCGGCGCTGGCACCGCTGGTCGCCGCGCGGCCCGGGCTGCGGGTCCCCGGCGCGGTCGACGGCTTCGAGATCGCGGTGCGCGCGGTGCTCGGCCAGCAGATCAGCGTGGCCGCGGCCCGCACCATGACCGCCCGACTGGTCCAGCGTTTCAGCGCGGTCGAGCTGGCCGCCGAGGCGGCGCTGGTCCCGGACGCGGCATTGGTTCCGGGGGGCGCGCTGATTCCGGGGGGCGCGCTGGTCCCGGAGTCGGCGCTGATTCCGGACGCGGCCGCCCCGGTAAGTCACTTTGTCGATAAGAAGGCGGACCTCACACCCTTCCCGCGCCCCGAGACCCTGACCGAGGGCGACTACGAGGGCCTCGGCCTCACCCGGCGCACCGTCTCGACCCTGCGCGCCCTGGCCGCCGCCGTCGCCGGGGGCGGGCTCGCCCTGGACCGGGGCGTGGACCGCGCCGAGGCGCGCGCCAAACTGCTGGCCGTCCCGGGCATCGGCCCCTGGACCGCCGACTACGTCGCCCTGCGCGTGTTCGGCGACCCCGATGCCTTCCCGGTCGGCGACCTGATCGTCCGCCGCCAGGCCGAGCGCCTCGGCCTGCCCGGCGCCGAAAAGGCCCTGCTGGCCCACGCCGAACGCTGGCGCCCCTGGCGGGCGTACGCCGCATTGCATCTGTGGGCCGGCGCGAGCGACCCCGTCACCGGACAAGCTGAAGGAAACGAAGGAACAGAACAGTGA
- a CDS encoding proline--tRNA ligase, protein MIWRMSSLFLRTLREDPADAEVPSHKLLVRGGYVRRVAPGIYSWLPLGKQVLENVTRVVREEMDRMGGQEVQFPALLPREYYETTGRWTEYGDNLFRLQDRRGNDYLLGPTHEEMFTDMVKSEVSSYKDLPVTLYQIQTKYRDEARPRAGILRGREFLMKDSYSFDLDDEGLKHSYAQHRDTYIRIFERLGIKYKIVSAVSGAMGGSASEEFLATAPTGEDTYVACHNCGYAANVEAVETAVPAPQDASAQPALQVLDTPDTATIESLVTVVNGLGIEIAAKDTLKNVVVKVRYPGVKEPKVLIVGLPGDREVDLKRLEAAVAPGEVEMFEAEDFGKHPKLVRGYIGPVGLKEAGYEYLVDPRVAVGSAWVTGANEAGKHVAYAVAGRDFDIEGTVEAAEVRAGDLCPRCGHELSIDRGIEIGHIFQLGRKYADAAKLDVLGKDGKPVRVTMGSYGVGVSRAVAVLAEQLHDELGLVWPREVAPADVHIVAAGKDQAIYETANRYAEELGARGVRVLYDDRMGSVSPGVKFKDAELIGIPTIVVVGRNLADGVVEVRDRQSGEKTEVAVPDLVEHVHALVRG, encoded by the coding sequence GTGATCTGGCGTATGTCGTCGTTGTTCCTGCGAACCCTGCGCGAGGACCCGGCGGACGCCGAGGTCCCGAGCCACAAGCTCTTGGTCCGGGGTGGATACGTCCGCCGCGTCGCGCCCGGCATCTACTCCTGGCTGCCCCTGGGCAAGCAGGTGCTGGAGAATGTCACGCGCGTCGTGCGCGAGGAGATGGACCGCATGGGCGGGCAGGAGGTCCAGTTCCCCGCACTTCTGCCCCGGGAGTACTACGAGACGACCGGCCGCTGGACCGAGTACGGCGACAACCTGTTCCGCCTCCAGGACCGCCGCGGCAACGACTATCTCCTCGGCCCCACGCACGAGGAGATGTTCACCGACATGGTGAAGAGCGAGGTGTCGTCCTACAAGGACCTGCCGGTCACGCTCTACCAGATCCAGACCAAGTACCGGGACGAGGCGCGTCCGCGCGCCGGCATCCTGCGCGGCCGGGAGTTCCTGATGAAGGACTCCTACTCCTTCGACCTGGACGACGAGGGCCTGAAGCACTCCTACGCGCAGCACCGCGACACCTACATCCGGATCTTCGAGCGCCTCGGCATCAAGTACAAGATCGTCTCGGCGGTGTCCGGCGCGATGGGCGGCTCGGCCTCCGAGGAGTTCCTCGCCACCGCGCCCACCGGCGAGGACACGTACGTGGCGTGCCACAACTGCGGCTACGCGGCCAACGTCGAGGCCGTCGAGACCGCCGTCCCCGCGCCGCAGGACGCCTCCGCGCAGCCCGCGCTCCAGGTGCTGGACACCCCCGACACCGCGACCATCGAGTCGCTGGTCACCGTGGTGAACGGGCTGGGCATCGAGATCGCGGCCAAGGACACGCTGAAGAACGTCGTGGTCAAGGTCCGCTACCCCGGCGTGAAGGAGCCGAAGGTCCTGATCGTCGGCCTGCCCGGCGACCGCGAGGTGGACCTCAAGCGCCTGGAGGCCGCGGTGGCCCCCGGCGAGGTCGAGATGTTCGAGGCCGAGGACTTCGGCAAGCACCCGAAGCTGGTGCGCGGCTACATCGGCCCGGTCGGGCTGAAGGAGGCCGGGTACGAGTACCTGGTCGACCCGCGGGTCGCCGTCGGCAGCGCCTGGGTGACCGGCGCCAACGAGGCCGGCAAGCACGTCGCCTACGCGGTGGCCGGCCGCGACTTCGACATCGAGGGCACCGTCGAGGCCGCCGAGGTGCGGGCCGGCGACCTGTGCCCGCGCTGCGGCCACGAGCTGTCCATCGACCGCGGCATCGAGATCGGCCACATCTTCCAGCTCGGCCGCAAGTACGCCGACGCCGCCAAGCTCGACGTGCTCGGCAAGGACGGCAAGCCGGTCCGCGTCACCATGGGCAGCTACGGCGTCGGCGTCTCGCGCGCCGTCGCGGTCCTGGCCGAGCAGCTGCACGACGAGCTCGGGCTGGTCTGGCCCCGCGAGGTGGCCCCGGCCGACGTGCACATCGTGGCCGCCGGCAAGGACCAGGCGATCTACGAGACCGCGAACCGCTACGCCGAGGAGCTCGGCGCGCGCGGCGTCCGGGTCCTGTACGACGACCGCATGGGCAGCGTCTCGCCCGGCGTGAAGTTCAAGGACGCCGAGCTGATCGGCATCCCGACCATCGTCGTGGTCGGCAGGAACCTCGCCGACGGCGTCGTGGAGGTCCGCGACCGCCAGAGCGGGGAGAAGACCGAGGTCGCGGTGCCGGACCTGGTCGAGCACGTGCACGCGCTGGTGCGCGGCTGA
- a CDS encoding protein kinase, which yields MDAPTPGTVIAERYRLTRPLGSGSSAVVWEAQDSSLDRLVAVKLLHGGAAANPAGREQLRREALALARLAHPRVTTVFDYIEWQDGAGDFQPVLVTELLAGLNLEDRLEQGPLIENDARLACAQLASALEAVHQVGIIHRDLKPGNVMLMSDGVKLLDFGIAQASSDTDARTGLVVGTPSCMAPEQLTGRGALPASDVYALGCILYWCVTGRAPFEGATVDDVVKAHLHKLPPPLPTAGLPPQIAAIYRQCMAKDPMERPAAATVAAVLELRGAPADIPGMARPPANRTMVMRQPYQAAQPPSYLAAQEQPAYMGPRVPAQSSVPHDDDDGGSYPAQPTFPGPPPPRRWNWIWMVLGALVIAFIAAAGTAVFMKGSQAEKRSTSAPPPGITASTPSGSATAPSGTATSPSGAPTTSSSGPASTNAPTMNPKTDPVGYLEAMRAQIDGYIAQGAATMDPNTGRDLQNALADAENTAQQAKQHHMKGSTLHDLQSKLDDLGSKVNDDQSGGMLSEAVDSTLSGELQNFSDAIGGGQD from the coding sequence ATGGATGCACCGACCCCCGGCACCGTCATAGCCGAGCGTTACCGCCTGACCCGACCCCTGGGGTCGGGCAGCAGTGCGGTCGTCTGGGAGGCGCAGGACTCGAGCCTGGACCGGCTGGTCGCGGTCAAGCTGCTGCACGGCGGCGCGGCCGCGAACCCGGCAGGCCGTGAGCAGCTGCGGCGCGAGGCGCTGGCGCTGGCGCGGCTGGCGCATCCGCGGGTGACCACCGTCTTCGACTACATCGAGTGGCAGGACGGGGCCGGCGACTTCCAGCCGGTGCTGGTCACCGAGCTGCTGGCCGGGCTGAACCTGGAGGACCGGCTGGAGCAGGGCCCGCTGATCGAGAACGACGCCCGGCTGGCCTGCGCGCAGCTGGCCAGCGCGCTGGAGGCGGTGCACCAGGTCGGCATCATCCACCGCGACCTGAAGCCCGGCAACGTCATGCTGATGTCCGACGGGGTCAAGCTCCTGGACTTCGGCATCGCGCAGGCCTCCTCCGACACCGACGCGCGCACCGGCCTGGTGGTCGGCACGCCCTCGTGCATGGCGCCGGAGCAGCTGACCGGACGCGGGGCGCTGCCCGCCTCCGACGTGTACGCGCTCGGCTGCATCCTCTACTGGTGCGTCACCGGCCGCGCGCCGTTCGAGGGCGCGACGGTCGACGACGTGGTCAAGGCCCACCTGCACAAGCTCCCGCCGCCGCTGCCGACGGCGGGCCTGCCCCCGCAGATAGCCGCGATCTACCGGCAGTGCATGGCCAAGGACCCCATGGAGCGGCCGGCCGCGGCGACCGTGGCCGCCGTCCTGGAACTGCGCGGCGCTCCGGCCGACATCCCCGGCATGGCGCGGCCGCCGGCGAACCGGACGATGGTGATGCGGCAGCCCTACCAGGCCGCCCAGCCGCCGTCCTACCTGGCCGCCCAGGAGCAGCCCGCGTACATGGGGCCGCGTGTCCCGGCGCAGAGCAGCGTCCCGCACGACGACGATGACGGCGGCTCCTACCCGGCGCAGCCGACCTTCCCCGGACCGCCGCCCCCGCGCCGCTGGAACTGGATCTGGATGGTCCTCGGTGCGCTGGTCATCGCCTTCATCGCGGCGGCCGGCACCGCGGTCTTCATGAAGGGCTCGCAGGCGGAGAAGCGGAGCACCTCGGCCCCGCCGCCGGGCATCACCGCGAGCACCCCGAGCGGATCCGCTACGGCGCCGTCCGGCACGGCCACGTCGCCGTCGGGCGCGCCGACCACCTCCTCCAGCGGGCCGGCCTCCACCAACGCGCCGACCATGAACCCGAAGACGGACCCGGTCGGCTATCTGGAAGCCATGCGGGCCCAGATCGACGGCTACATCGCGCAGGGCGCGGCGACCATGGACCCCAACACGGGGCGCGATCTGCAGAACGCGCTGGCCGACGCGGAGAACACGGCGCAGCAGGCCAAGCAGCACCACATGAAGGGCAGCACCCTGCACGATCTGCAGAGCAAGCTCGACGATCTGGGGTCGAAGGTCAACGACGACCAGTCCGGAGGGATGCTGTCCGAAGCGGTGGACTCGACCCTGTCCGGGGAGCTGCAGAACTTCTCCGACGCGATCGGCGGCGGGCAGGACTGA
- a CDS encoding ferritin-like domain-containing protein encodes MSALQTALGNEHAAVYGYGVLAVHLVGAQRTAAQNAYDTHRARRDILIGLIEAQGDKPVAAAPAYAIPFPVNTAADATRLATQLEEGLGASYADVVQSSNGDTRRTGLEWLTDSAVRAVRWRGSSVAFPGLPERD; translated from the coding sequence ATGAGCGCGCTTCAGACCGCTTTGGGGAACGAACACGCCGCGGTGTACGGATACGGAGTCCTGGCGGTCCACCTCGTCGGCGCCCAGCGAACCGCCGCACAGAACGCCTACGACACTCATAGGGCGCGCCGAGACATCCTCATCGGGCTGATCGAGGCACAGGGCGATAAGCCCGTCGCCGCGGCGCCCGCTTATGCGATCCCGTTCCCGGTGAACACCGCAGCAGACGCCACGCGGTTGGCGACACAGTTGGAGGAAGGGCTCGGCGCCTCCTATGCGGACGTCGTCCAGTCCTCAAATGGAGACACCCGGCGCACCGGACTGGAGTGGCTGACGGACTCCGCAGTCCGCGCGGTGCGCTGGCGCGGAAGCTCTGTAGCGTTCCCGGGACTGCCCGAACGGGACTGA